GCGGATGATCGCGATGCCGACGTCGCGCAGCCGCTGGTACTCGCGGTCGGTGAGCGTCATCGCCGGGGCGACGGTGATGGAGTCGCCGGTGTGGACGCCCATCGGGTCGAAGTTCTCGATGGAGCAGACGACCACGACGTTGTCGTTCCGGTCGCGCATCAGCTCCAGCTCGTACTCCTTCCAGCCGAGGATGGACTCCTCCAGGAGGACCTCGGTGGTCGGGGAGAGCGTGAGGCCCTGTCCGGCGATGCGGCGCAGCTCCTCCTCGTCGTGGGCGAAGCCGGAGCCGGCGCCGCCCATGGTGAAGGAGGGGCGGACGACGACGGGGTAGCCGCCGAGGGTGTCGACGCCGGCGATGACGTCGTCCATGGTGTGGCAGATGACGGAGCGGGCGGACTCGCCGTATCCGATCTTCTGCTTGACGGCCTCGACGACGCCCTTGAAGAGGTCGCGGTCCTCGCCCTTGTTGATCGCCTCGACGTTGGCGCCGATCAGCTCGACGCCGTACTTCTCCAGGACACCGTTCTCGTGCATGGAGATCGCGGTGTTCAGCGCGGTCTGGCCGCCGAGGGTGGGCAGGAGCGCGTCGGGGCGCTCCTTGGCGATGATCTTCTCGACGAACTCGGGGGTGATCGGCTCGACGTAGGTGGCGTCGGCGATCTCCGGGTCGGTCATGATCGTCGCCGGGTTGGAGTTCACCAGGATGACGCGCAGGCCCTCGGCCTTGAGGACGCGGCAGGCCTGGGTGCCGGAGTAGTCGAACTCGGCGGCCTGGCCGATGACGATCGGACCGGAGCCGATGACCAGGACGGACTGGATATCGGAGCGCTTAGGCACGCTGGCCCTCCATCAGGGAAACGAAGCGGTCGAAGAGGTACGCGGCGTCGTGCGGGCCCGCGGCCGCCTCGGGGTGGTACTGGACGCTGAAGGCGGGCCGGTCCAGGAGCTGGAGTCCCTCGACCACCTGGTCGTTCAGGCAGACGTGGGAGACCTCGGCGCGGCCGAACTCCGTGTCGGAGACCTTGTCCAGCGGGGCGTCGACGGCGAAGCCGTGGTTGTGCGCGGTGACCTCGACCTTGCCGGTGGTGCGGTCCTGCACCGGCTGGTTGATGCCGCGGTGGCCGTACTTCAGCTTGTAGGTGCCGAAGCCGAGCGCGCGGCCGAGGATCTGGTTGCCGAAGCAGATGCCGAAGAGCGGCGTGGACCGCTCCAGGACGCCGCGCATGAGGGCGACCGGGTGGTCGGCGGTGGACGGGTCGCCGGGGCCGTTGGAGAAGAAGACGCCGTCGGGCCGGACCGCGTACACCTCTTCCAGGGTGGCGGTGGCGGGCAGCACGTGCACCTCGATGCCGCGTTCGGCCATCCGGTGCGGGGTCATGCCCTTGATGCCGAGGTCGATCGCGGCGACGGTGAACTTCTTCGTGCCGATCGCGGGGACGACGTACGCCTCCTTGGTGGCGACCTCGGCGGAGAGGTCGGCGCCGGTCATCTCGGGGGCCTGGCGGACCCGGGCGAGGAGCGTGCCCTCGTCGGGGATCGCGTGGCCGGAGAAGATCCCGACGCGCATCGCGCCGCGCTCGCGCAGGTGGCGGGTGAGGGCGCGGGTGTCGACGCCGCTGATGCCGACGACGCCCTGCGCCGCCAGCTCCTCGTCCAGCGAGCGCTGCGAGCGCCAGTTGGAGGGCTTGCGGGCGGGGTCGCGGACGACGTAGCCGGAGACCCAGATGCGGCCGGACTCGGGGTCCTCGTCGTTCACGCCGGTGTTGCCGACGTGCGGGGCCGTCATGACGACGACCTGGCGGTGGTACGAGGGGTCGGTCAGCGTCTCCTGGTAGCCGGTCATGCCGGTGGAGAACACCGCTTCGCCGAAGGTCTCCCCCACGGCCCCGTAGGCACGGCCGCGGAAGGCGCGACCGTCCTCCAGGACGAGTACGGCGGGGGTCTGGGCCCCCCGGGTGGAGATCGTCATCGTGCGGTGCCTTCCGTAGTGGTGCTGGTGAGTTCGGTGGTGGCCGGTGCGCCGGTGAGCCGGCTGACGGCGTCGACCCAGGCCTGGTGCTCGGCGGCGTGGTCGGAGCGGAAGCCGGAGTCGATCAGCGTCTCGCCGTGCGCCCAGGTGATGATCAGCAGGCCGCCCTCGGGGAGGACCTTGCCCGCGAGCGCCTTGTCGAGGCGGGCCTCGCGCAGGGCGTCGGCCGGGATGAAGAAGTCGGCCGCGCCGGGGCGTACGACGTCCAGGCCGCGGGCGGTGAGCGTGAGCTCGGTGCGGCTGCGGGTGCCGAGGCCGTGCGCGACGATCCGGTCGAGCCACTGTCCGGCGGTGGTGGAGGCGTGGTAGCGCCCCTGAAGCGTCAGCAGCGTCTCGTCGTCGGCGAAGCCCTCGGGAGTGGCCGGGAGCTCCGGCAGGTCCGACTGGAGGCTGGCGCGCCACTTCCAGCCCTGGCGCATCAGCCAGTAGACGAGGGCGATGAAGACGAACAGGCCGATCACCCACGCGATGCGGGCGGCCCAGTCCGTCACTTCCGCCGACTTCTGCTCGGCGGCCAGGTGGTACAGGGGGGTCAGAGTTGTCACGCGAGCTTCCCGTCGACGACCGTGGCACGGCCCCGCAGGAAGGTGTGGGTGACGCGGCCCGGCAGCTCACGGCCCTCGTAGGGGGTGTTGCGGCTGCGGGACGCGAAGCCCGCGGGGTCCACGGCTCCACGGTATGCCGGATCGACCAGCGTGAGGTTGGCGGGCTCACCCGCCGAGACGGGGCGGCCGTGTCCTTCGAGCCGTCCGATGGCCGCGGGGCGGAAGGACATGCGGTCGGCGACGCCCGCCCAGTCCATCAGGCCGGTGTCCACCATCGTCTGCTGGACGACCGAGAGCGCGGTCTCCAGGCCCACCATGCCCATGGCGGCCGCGGCCCACTCGCAGTCCTTGTCCTCGTGCGGGTGCGGGGCGTGGTCGGTGGCGACGCAGTCGATCGTGCCGTCGGCGAGCGCCTCGCGCAGGGCCAGCACGTCGGCCTCGGTGCGCAGCGGCGGGTTCACCTTGTAGACCGGGTTGTAGGTGCGGACCAGCTCGTCGGTGAGGAGGAGGTGGTGCGGGGTGACCTCGGCGGTGACGTCCCAGCCCTTGGACTTGGCCCAGCGGACGATCTCCACGGAGCCGGCGGTGGAGAGGTGGCAGATGTGGACGCGGGAGCCGACGTGGGCGGCGAGGAGGACGTCGCGGGCGATGATCGACTCCTCGGCGACGGCGGGCCAGCCGCCGAGCCCGAGTTCGGCGGAGACGATGCCCTCGTTCATCTGGGCGCCCTCGGTGAGGCGGGGCTCCTGGGCGTGCTGGGCGACGACGCCGTCGAAGGCCTTCACGTACTCCAGGGCGCGGCGCATGATCACCGCGTCGTCGACGCACTTGCCGTCGTCGGAGAAGACCTTCACCCCGGCGGCGGAGTCGTGCATCGCGCCGAGCTCGGCGAGCTGCTTGCCCTCCAGGCCGACGGTGACGGCGCCCACGGGCTGCACGTCGCAGTAGCCGGACTCCTTGCCGAGGCGCCAGACCTGCTCGACGACGCCGGCGGTGTCGGCGACGGGGAAGGTGTTGGCCATCGCGTGCACGGCGGTGAAGCCGCCGACGGCCGCGGCCCTGGTGCCGGTGAGGACGGTCTCGGAGTCCTCGCGGCCGGGCTCGCGCAGGTGGGTGTGCAGGTCGACCAGGCCGGGCAGCAGGATCTGTCCCTCGGCCTCGATCACGGTGGCGCCGGCGGCGTCGAGGCCGGTGCCGACCTCGGTGACGGTCTCGCCGTCGATCAGTACGTCCCCGGGCTCGCCGCCGAGGATCCGCGCGCCGCGAATAAGGATCTTGCTCATGGTTACTTGTTCTCCTCGGTACGGGCGGGGGCGGCGGACAGTGCGGTGTCGGAGCCGCCGAGCAGCAGGTAGAGCACGGCCATGCGGATGGAGACCCCGTTGGCGACCTGCTCGACGACCGTGCAGCGGTCGGAGTCGGCGACCTCGGCGGTGATCTCCATGCCGCGGACCATCGGGCCGGGGTGCATGACGATGGCGTGCTCGGGCATCTTCGCCATGCGCTCGCCGTCCAGGCCGTAGCGGCGGGAGTACTCGCGCTCGGTCGGGAAGTACGCGGCGTTCATCCGTTCACGCTGCACACGCAGCATCATCACCGCGTCCGACTTCGCCAGCACGTCGTCGAGGCTGTAGCTGACGTCGCAGGGCCACTTCTCGACGCCGACGGGGACCAGGGTCGGCGGGGCCACCAGGGTGACGTGCGCGCCGAGCGTGGTGAGCAGGTGGACGTTGGAGCGGGCGACGCGGCTGTGCAGGATGTCGCCGACGATCGTGATGCGGCGGCCGTCCAGGTCGCGGCCGAGCCCGGCGTCGGCGCCGACGAGCCGGCGGCGCATCGTGAAGGCGTCCAGCAGGGCCTGGGTGGGGTGCTCGTGGGTGCCGTCCCCGGCGTTGACCACGGCCCCGTCGATCCAGCCGGAGGTGGCGAGCCGGTAGGGGGCTCCGGAGGCGCCGTGCCGGATGACGACGGCGTCGGCGCCCATCGCCTCCAGGGTCAGCGCGGTGTCCTTCAGGGACTCGCCCTTGGAGACGGACGAGCCCTTGGCGGAGAAGTTGATGACGTCGGCGGACAGCCGCTTGGCGGCCGCCTCGAAGGAGATGCGGGTGCGGGTCGAGTCCTCGAAGAAGAGGTTGACGACGGTACGGCCGCGGAGGGTGGGGAGCTTCTTGATCGGCCGGTCCGCGACCCGGGCCATCTCCTCGGCGGTGTCGAGGATCAGGACGGCGTCGTCGCGGGTGAGGTCGGCGGCCGAGATGAGGTGACGCTTCATCTGGGGGTTCTCCGGGTTGCTGGAGGGAGTTTCAGGCATGCGGGCGCGCGGACGAGCAGCCGTACGTCCCCGAAAGGCCGTACGGGAGGGCTCGGGCTACTGCGAGTCCGCGGGGGCGGCCTGCTTGACGCCCAGCAGCACGGCGTCGCGGCCGTCCTCCTCGGCGAGCTGGACCTTGACCGTCTCCCGCAGCGACGTGGGGAGGTTCTTGCCGACGTAGTCCGCGCGGATCGGGAGTTCCCGGTGGCCGCGGTCGACGAGGACCGCGAGCTGCACCGCGCGCGGGCGGCCGATGTCGCCGAGCGCGTCGAGGGCGGCGCGGATCGTGCGGCCGGAGAAGAGCACGTCGTCGACCAGGACGACCAGGCTGCCCTCGATCCCCTCGCCGGGGATGTCGGTGCGGGCCAGGGCGCGCGCCGGGCGCATCCGCAGGTCGTCGCGGTACATCGTGATGTCGAGCGATCCGACCGGCGTCTTCCGGCCGGTGATCTCCTGGAGTTTCTCGGCCAGCCGGCGGGCGAGGAAGACGCCCCGGGTCGGGATGCCGAGCAGCACCACGTCGTCGGCGCCCTTGGCGCGTTCGACGATCTCGTGGGCGATACGGGTCAGCACACGGGCGATGTCGGGAGCCTCGAGAACGGGGCGTGCCGCGTTGCCGGTGTGGTCGTGCTGTGCGTCCATAAGAAACGGACCTCCTTCTCCGCCTCACGGGACGGATCGTTAAAGGACGTCGAAATTGCGTCATCCACGCTACCAGGGCTTGTGCTCGGCCCTGGCCCCGCCCCCGGGAGGTGCCGGTCCGGACCATTCGGCTTGACGCATCCAAGTAACGCTGCGTAACCTCACAGTGAGTTACCAGCCACGCGGCGGAGCCGCACACTGTTCCAGCGTCCGGGGAGCCATATGTCCAGCGAATACGCAAAACAGCTCGGGGCCAAACTCCGTGCCATCCGCACCCAGCAGGGCCTTTCCCTCCACGGCGTGGAGGAGAAGTCCCAGGGTCGCTGGAAGGCCGTCGTGGTCGGTTCGTACGAGCGCGGCGACCGTGCCGTGACCGTACAGCGCCTCGCCGAGCTGGCGGATTTCTACGGGGTCCCCGTGCAGGAGCTGCTGCCCGGTACGACTCCGGGCGGGGCCGCCGAGCCGCCGCCGAAGCTCGTCCTGGACCTGGAGCGCCTCGCCCACGTCCCGCCGGAGAAGGCCGGTCCGCTCCAGCGCTACGCGGCGACCATCCAGAGCCAGCGCGGTGACTACAACGGCAAGGTGCTCTCGATCCGCCAGGACGACCTGCGCACGCTCGCCGTGATCTACGACCAGTCGCCGTCCGTGCTGACGGAGCAGCTCATCAGCTGGGGCGTGCTGGACGCGGACGCGCGCCGCGCGGTCTCCCACGACGAGGGCTGAGCGAGCGGGGCGGGACCCCACAGCAGAAACGTGCCGCCGGGTGGGCGGGGACCTTCGGGCCCCCGCCCACCCGGCGTTTCCGTGCCCGCGCCCGCGGCCTGGTACGTAGCCGGGTACGGCGTGCCCGGCGCGCGCTCCGGGCACGCCGAAGGGCCCGCGGTCGGCTGACCGCGGGCCCTTCGTGGTGTGTGCGACCGAACCGTCGCGGCCGGGGCTACTGCTCCCGGCGGAGGTTCGGCTTGAGGTCCTTGAAACGGGCCAGCAGGCCGTTCACGAAGGACGGGGAGTCATCGGTGGAGAACTCCTTGGCGAGCTGGACGGCCTCGTCGATCACCACGGCGTCCGGGGTCTCGTCCATCCAGATCAGCTCGTAGGCACCGAGCCGCAGGATGCTCCGGTCGACGACCGGCATGCGGTCGATCTCCCAGTCCACGGCGTAGGTGACGATGAGGTCGTCGATCCGGTCCGCGTACTGCGCGTACCCCTCGACGAGCTCCATCGTGAACTCCCCGACCGGCGGCTGACGGTCGTCGGTCCGCGAGAGCCGAACCCAGTCCGCGAGCACGCTCTGCACGGACTCACCGCGCTGGTCGGCCTCGAAGAGGATCTGGAAGGCGCGCTTGCGGGCCTTGTTCCGGGCAGCCACGGTTAGCTGTTCACCCGGCCGAGGTAGTCGCCCGAGCGGGTGTCGACCTTGATCTTCTCGCCGGTGCTGATGAAGAGCGGCACGCCGATCTCGTAACCGGTCTCCAGCGTGGCGGGCTTGGTGCCGCCGGTGGAGCGGTCGCCCTGGACGCCCGGGTCGGTGTGCTGGATCGTCAGCTCGACGGCGGCGGGCAGCTCGACGTAGAGCACCTCGCCCTCGTGCTGGGCGACGGAGGCGGTGAAGCCCTCGATCAGGAAGTTGGCGGCGTCGCCGACGGCCTTGCGGTCGACCATGAGCTGGTCGTAGGTGTCCATGTCCATGAAGACGAAGTACTCGCCGTCCATGTACGAGAACTGCATGTCGCGGCGGTCAATGGTGGCCGTCTCGACCTTCACGCCGGCGTTGAACGTCTTGTCGACGACCTTGCCGGAGAGCACGTTCTTGAGCTTGGTGCGCACGAAGGCGGGGCCCTTGCCGGGCTTGACGTGCTGGAACTCGACGACGGACCAGAGCTGGCCTCCGTCGAGCTTGAGCACCAGGCCGTTCTTGAGGTCGTTCGTGGAAGCCACGGTTGCGGAATCTCCTGGACTGAAGCTGGTGGAACGACCGCGGATGCGCGCTAGAGCGCGAGCAGCTCCTTGGTCGTCATGGTGAGTAGCTCGGGTCCGCCGTCCGCCTCGGGGCGCACGACGAGCGTGTCATCGATCCGGACACCGCCCCGGCCCGGGAGGTGGACCCCCGGTTCGACGGTGACCGGCACACAAGCGTCCAGTTTACCCATGGCTGTCGGTGCCAGTTGCGGGTCCTCCTCGATTTCGAGCCCCACACCATGCCCGGTCCTCGGCTGAAGGCCCTCTCCGTACCCCGCCGACTCCAGCCGATGCCGGGCGGCGTGGTCCACCTCCCGGTAGGCGGCCCCCGGCGCCAGGGCCTCCCGACCGGCCCGCTGAGCGGCGAAAACGAGGTCGTAGAGCTCGATCTGCCACTCGGCGGGGGCGGTGCCGATGACGAAGGTCCGGCCGATCTCGCAGCGGTAGCCGTGGTAGCTCGCCCCGAGGCGGACGGAGAGGAAATCCCCCTCCTCCACCCTGCGGTCCGAGGGCCGGTGCCGTCCCTGACCGGAGTTGGGGCCGGTGGCCACGGAGGTGGCGAAGGCGGGCCCGTCCGCCCCGTGGTCGACCAGGCGGCGCTCCAGTTCGAGCGCGAGGTGCCGCTCGGTGCGGCCGACCAGGATCGATTCGAGGAGTTCCCCGAGGGCCTGGTCGGTGATCTCGGCGGCGATCCGGAGGCAGCCGATCTCCTCCTCGTCCTTGACGATCCGCTGCTGTTCCACGGTGAGGCCCAGATCGGCCAGCCTCAGGCGCGGGGCGGCCTTGCCCATGGCACGGTGCCGGGCCACGGTCAGGTCGTGCTCCTCCACGGCGAGCGAATCCGCGCCCGCCGTGGCGGCGAGCCCCGCGGCGGCGACCACCGGGTCCCCGTCCGGGGCGGGCAGGAGGTCGACCCGCAGCGCCTCGTCGGGCCGCCCGTGGGCGGGTTCGCCGGTCGGAGCGCGGGGGCAGAGCAGAACGTCCTCGCCGGGGCCGAGCAGCAGCACGGCGCCGGGCGGCGCTCCGCCCGCGAGATAGCGGACGTTGGCGGGGCGGGAGACCAGGGCGGCCGCGGAGCCCGCGGCGGCGCACCGGTCGCGGAGCAGCCCGCGTCGGACGGCGTGCACCTCTGACATGGTTCGAGCGTACGAGCGGGGGCGGCTCGCCGCCCGGTCAGCGCATCCGACCGGGGGCCGCGCGCGGTCGGCCGCCGCCGGGAGGGCCTTCCGCCCGGACGGGGCTCCCGACGGCTACCAGGCGGGCGGGCTCGCGATCGAGCGGGCCAGCACGTCGTCCAGGACCCGGGCGGTGGTCTCGACGTCGTACGTGGAGTTGTCGATGATCGGGAGGCCGGAGCCGTACCAGCCGGCCATCCGGCCGTGGATGCGGGCGACCTCCTCGTCGGAGAGCCTGCGGTTGCCGCTGCGGGCGGCGTTGCGCTCCAGGACGATCTCCAGGCCGGGCAGCAGGACCACGGGCAGCAGGCCGGGGCCGACGTGGCGCTTCCAGCCGCCGAGGCCGACGACCGGGCGGTCGGGGAAGACGGCGTCGTCGAGGATGCAGGAGATGCCGTTGGCGAGGAAGTTGCGGGCGGCGAAGCCGCAGGTGCGGCGGGCCAGCCGGTACTGGGCCTCGGAGTGGTCGTTCCAGCCGGCCTGCGGATCGGCGAAGCCGGAGCGGACCCATTCGCGGACGTCGTCGAGGGAGACGTGGGCGGTGGGCACCCGGCGGCGGGCCGCCCAGAGCTTGGCGACCGTGGTCTTGCCCGCCCCGGCGGGGCCGATGAGCAGGACGGCGAGCGTGGCGCCGCCGGTGCCGGCCTCGGCGGGCGGTGCGGGCAGCGGAACGGGGCCGCCCGGGGGCAGCTGGACGTGCCCGGTGTGCCCGGTGGCCTGCCCGGCGGGCGGCGGCGTGGGTCCGGTGCCGCTCCAGCCGGGCTGCGGGGCCTGGCCGGGGGCGGGCGGCTGCTGCGGGCGGCCCTGGGCCGGCGGAGGCGGGGCCTGGCCGGGAGCCGGGAGCGCCTGCCCGGGCGGAGGCGGGGCCTGGCCGGGCGGCGGGGATATCGGGGGCGGGCCGGGGTGCTGGGCCTGGTACGGCCGGCCGACGTGCCCGATGCCGGGGCCGTGGGGCGGCGGCAGCGGGGCCCCCACTGCGTGCTGCATCCGGTGCCACTCCGTCTCGTAACTGCAACTGACGCTGATGGGACGGCCACCGTACCTTCCCGGGCCGTCTCGGGGTGAACGGCCCGGGAGGGTGCGAAGTGCCCGTCGGCCGCGCGGAGGGCGGACGGGCATCGCGTGTGGTGTCAGTCCGTCAGTTCGTCGGCCAGGGCGCGCAGGGCGAGCCGGTAGGAGCCGATGCCGAACCCGGCCACCGTGCCCGTGGCCACCGCGGCGACCACGGACGTGTGCCGGAACTCCTCGCGGGTGTACGGGTTGGAGATGTGCACCTCGATCAGCGGGGCGGTGCGCTGGGCGGCCGCGTCCCGCATGCCGTACGAGTAGTGCGTGAAGGCGCCCGGGTTGAGAACGACCGGAATCGATCCGTCCGCCGCCTCGTGGAGCCAGCGGATCAGCTCGCCCTCGTCGTTGGTCTCCCGCACCTCCACGTCGAAGCCGAGCTCCTTGCCGAGGGTCGTGCAGCTCTCGACGAGTCCGGCGTAGGAGGTGGCCCCGTAGACGTCGGGCTCGCGCGACCCGAGCCGTCCGAGGTTGGGGCCGTTCAGGACGAAGACCCTGCGGGTCACGCGGAGACCTCCCCGTAGGCGGCGAGCAG
The nucleotide sequence above comes from Streptomyces sp. NBC_01116. Encoded proteins:
- the carA gene encoding glutamine-hydrolyzing carbamoyl-phosphate synthase small subunit yields the protein MTISTRGAQTPAVLVLEDGRAFRGRAYGAVGETFGEAVFSTGMTGYQETLTDPSYHRQVVVMTAPHVGNTGVNDEDPESGRIWVSGYVVRDPARKPSNWRSQRSLDEELAAQGVVGISGVDTRALTRHLRERGAMRVGIFSGHAIPDEGTLLARVRQAPEMTGADLSAEVATKEAYVVPAIGTKKFTVAAIDLGIKGMTPHRMAERGIEVHVLPATATLEEVYAVRPDGVFFSNGPGDPSTADHPVALMRGVLERSTPLFGICFGNQILGRALGFGTYKLKYGHRGINQPVQDRTTGKVEVTAHNHGFAVDAPLDKVSDTEFGRAEVSHVCLNDQVVEGLQLLDRPAFSVQYHPEAAAGPHDAAYLFDRFVSLMEGQRA
- a CDS encoding dihydroorotase, with product MSKILIRGARILGGEPGDVLIDGETVTEVGTGLDAAGATVIEAEGQILLPGLVDLHTHLREPGREDSETVLTGTRAAAVGGFTAVHAMANTFPVADTAGVVEQVWRLGKESGYCDVQPVGAVTVGLEGKQLAELGAMHDSAAGVKVFSDDGKCVDDAVIMRRALEYVKAFDGVVAQHAQEPRLTEGAQMNEGIVSAELGLGGWPAVAEESIIARDVLLAAHVGSRVHICHLSTAGSVEIVRWAKSKGWDVTAEVTPHHLLLTDELVRTYNPVYKVNPPLRTEADVLALREALADGTIDCVATDHAPHPHEDKDCEWAAAAMGMVGLETALSVVQQTMVDTGLMDWAGVADRMSFRPAAIGRLEGHGRPVSAGEPANLTLVDPAYRGAVDPAGFASRSRNTPYEGRELPGRVTHTFLRGRATVVDGKLA
- a CDS encoding aspartate carbamoyltransferase catalytic subunit; protein product: MKRHLISAADLTRDDAVLILDTAEEMARVADRPIKKLPTLRGRTVVNLFFEDSTRTRISFEAAAKRLSADVINFSAKGSSVSKGESLKDTALTLEAMGADAVVIRHGASGAPYRLATSGWIDGAVVNAGDGTHEHPTQALLDAFTMRRRLVGADAGLGRDLDGRRITIVGDILHSRVARSNVHLLTTLGAHVTLVAPPTLVPVGVEKWPCDVSYSLDDVLAKSDAVMMLRVQRERMNAAYFPTEREYSRRYGLDGERMAKMPEHAIVMHPGPMVRGMEITAEVADSDRCTVVEQVANGVSIRMAVLYLLLGGSDTALSAAPARTEENK
- the pyrR gene encoding bifunctional pyr operon transcriptional regulator/uracil phosphoribosyltransferase PyrR, which produces MDAQHDHTGNAARPVLEAPDIARVLTRIAHEIVERAKGADDVVLLGIPTRGVFLARRLAEKLQEITGRKTPVGSLDITMYRDDLRMRPARALARTDIPGEGIEGSLVVLVDDVLFSGRTIRAALDALGDIGRPRAVQLAVLVDRGHRELPIRADYVGKNLPTSLRETVKVQLAEEDGRDAVLLGVKQAAPADSQ
- the bldD gene encoding transcriptional regulator BldD; its protein translation is MSSEYAKQLGAKLRAIRTQQGLSLHGVEEKSQGRWKAVVVGSYERGDRAVTVQRLAELADFYGVPVQELLPGTTPGGAAEPPPKLVLDLERLAHVPPEKAGPLQRYAATIQSQRGDYNGKVLSIRQDDLRTLAVIYDQSPSVLTEQLISWGVLDADARRAVSHDEG
- the nusB gene encoding transcription antitermination factor NusB, with protein sequence MAARNKARKRAFQILFEADQRGESVQSVLADWVRLSRTDDRQPPVGEFTMELVEGYAQYADRIDDLIVTYAVDWEIDRMPVVDRSILRLGAYELIWMDETPDAVVIDEAVQLAKEFSTDDSPSFVNGLLARFKDLKPNLRREQ
- the efp gene encoding elongation factor P, with product MASTNDLKNGLVLKLDGGQLWSVVEFQHVKPGKGPAFVRTKLKNVLSGKVVDKTFNAGVKVETATIDRRDMQFSYMDGEYFVFMDMDTYDQLMVDRKAVGDAANFLIEGFTASVAQHEGEVLYVELPAAVELTIQHTDPGVQGDRSTGGTKPATLETGYEIGVPLFISTGEKIKVDTRSGDYLGRVNS
- a CDS encoding M24 family metallopeptidase, whose protein sequence is MSEVHAVRRGLLRDRCAAAGSAAALVSRPANVRYLAGGAPPGAVLLLGPGEDVLLCPRAPTGEPAHGRPDEALRVDLLPAPDGDPVVAAAGLAATAGADSLAVEEHDLTVARHRAMGKAAPRLRLADLGLTVEQQRIVKDEEEIGCLRIAAEITDQALGELLESILVGRTERHLALELERRLVDHGADGPAFATSVATGPNSGQGRHRPSDRRVEEGDFLSVRLGASYHGYRCEIGRTFVIGTAPAEWQIELYDLVFAAQRAGREALAPGAAYREVDHAARHRLESAGYGEGLQPRTGHGVGLEIEEDPQLAPTAMGKLDACVPVTVEPGVHLPGRGGVRIDDTLVVRPEADGGPELLTMTTKELLAL
- a CDS encoding Pro-rich N-terminal domain-containing protein, which produces MQHAVGAPLPPPHGPGIGHVGRPYQAQHPGPPPISPPPGQAPPPPGQALPAPGQAPPPPAQGRPQQPPAPGQAPQPGWSGTGPTPPPAGQATGHTGHVQLPPGGPVPLPAPPAEAGTGGATLAVLLIGPAGAGKTTVAKLWAARRRVPTAHVSLDDVREWVRSGFADPQAGWNDHSEAQYRLARRTCGFAARNFLANGISCILDDAVFPDRPVVGLGGWKRHVGPGLLPVVLLPGLEIVLERNAARSGNRRLSDEEVARIHGRMAGWYGSGLPIIDNSTYDVETTARVLDDVLARSIASPPAW
- the aroQ gene encoding type II 3-dehydroquinate dehydratase, producing the protein MTRRVFVLNGPNLGRLGSREPDVYGATSYAGLVESCTTLGKELGFDVEVRETNDEGELIRWLHEAADGSIPVVLNPGAFTHYSYGMRDAAAQRTAPLIEVHISNPYTREEFRHTSVVAAVATGTVAGFGIGSYRLALRALADELTD